In one window of Tellurirhabdus rosea DNA:
- a CDS encoding M20/M25/M40 family metallo-hydrolase produces the protein MDAARPSLDKVFTRINQEVQQNSRAYETLAEASARIGHRLTGSPNGARAEEYAYTLLKQYGFSDVQYKAFEVESWMRDTVTLSVGPDKSDNIVDVPVVALAHSPVESHIRAEIVDVGNGLEGDFAEVKGKLKGKIALVNIGLAAPVRGARNLHRSEKTALAIQHGASGVIMVNQVPGNVLLTGTASVTGKLIPIPSVCVSLESGQEIRRWMREEKRLTALVDMTNVSRKIKARNVVATLKGSKYPEEKIIVGGHLDSWDLATGAIDNGIGSFSVLDIARTFKALKLKPKRTIEFVMFMGEEQGLLGSKHMAEELKRTGQLDKVRYILNLDMTNDPSGINAFGRNEMVPFFNTIGETIRKVEPSFAGTISNQAGLHSDHQPFMVEGVPVVGMNGRLAPEVLNCYHADCDKINLVNREQLKNTVRYSSMVLYALADADDLPARRLDDTKTRDYLIAQGLRTPLQIANEWRWKE, from the coding sequence ATGGATGCGGCTCGCCCGTCGCTGGACAAGGTTTTCACCCGTATCAATCAGGAAGTACAGCAAAACAGCCGCGCGTACGAGACGCTGGCCGAGGCATCCGCCCGCATCGGACACCGGCTGACGGGCAGTCCCAACGGGGCCCGGGCCGAAGAGTACGCCTATACGCTGCTGAAACAATACGGTTTTTCGGACGTCCAGTACAAGGCGTTCGAAGTTGAGTCGTGGATGCGGGACACGGTGACGCTGTCGGTAGGACCGGATAAAAGCGACAACATCGTGGATGTGCCGGTCGTCGCGCTCGCGCATTCGCCCGTCGAATCACACATCCGGGCCGAAATCGTAGACGTGGGAAACGGCCTGGAAGGCGATTTTGCGGAAGTAAAAGGCAAACTCAAAGGCAAAATTGCGCTGGTCAATATTGGGCTGGCGGCTCCCGTACGAGGTGCCCGGAATCTGCACCGCTCCGAAAAAACGGCCCTGGCCATTCAGCACGGCGCCTCCGGAGTGATCATGGTCAACCAGGTGCCCGGCAATGTCCTGCTGACGGGAACGGCTTCGGTGACCGGCAAGCTCATTCCCATTCCGTCGGTCTGCGTTTCGCTCGAAAGCGGGCAGGAAATCCGCCGCTGGATGCGGGAAGAAAAACGGCTGACCGCCCTGGTGGACATGACGAACGTGAGCCGGAAAATCAAGGCGCGGAACGTCGTCGCTACGCTGAAAGGCTCTAAATATCCGGAAGAAAAAATCATTGTCGGCGGGCACCTCGATTCGTGGGACCTGGCCACCGGAGCGATTGACAACGGCATCGGCTCTTTCTCGGTGCTGGACATCGCCCGGACGTTCAAGGCGCTGAAACTGAAACCCAAACGGACGATTGAATTTGTGATGTTCATGGGCGAGGAGCAGGGCCTGCTGGGTTCCAAACACATGGCGGAGGAACTGAAACGGACCGGCCAGCTCGACAAGGTGCGCTACATTCTGAACCTCGACATGACCAACGACCCCTCGGGAATCAACGCCTTCGGGCGCAACGAGATGGTGCCGTTTTTCAATACGATTGGGGAAACGATTCGGAAGGTCGAGCCGTCCTTTGCCGGAACGATCTCCAACCAGGCGGGGCTGCATTCCGACCACCAGCCGTTTATGGTGGAAGGCGTGCCCGTGGTGGGCATGAACGGCCGCCTGGCTCCTGAAGTTCTGAACTGCTACCACGCGGACTGCGATAAAATCAACCTCGTCAACCGCGAGCAGCTCAAAAATACGGTGCGGTATTCGTCTATGGTGCTCTACGCGCTCGCGGACGCCGACGACCTGCCCGCCCGCCGTCTTGACGATACCAAAACCCGCGACTACCTCATTGCCCAGGGCCTGCGCACGCCGCTGCAGATTGCGAACGAGTGGCGGTGGAAAGAGTGA
- a CDS encoding YifB family Mg chelatase-like AAA ATPase, which yields MLAKTYGSAVYGVNASVITIEVAVGQGLGFHLVGLPDSAVKESEERVEASLKYFGYKMPRQKVVVNMAPADLRKEGSAYDLPIALCILQASEQLTFERKLEDYVIMGELSLDGILRPIKGVLPIAIEARKRGYKGFILPAANAHEAAIVNNLDIIPVENLMDAVGYLEGSKAIEPLVTDTRDLFEHNLNAYDADFSHVQGQENIKRALEIAAAGGHNVIMIGPPGAGKTMLAKRLPTILPPLTLNEALETTKIHSVAGKLGSRATLVATRPYRSPHHSISDAALVGGGSFPQPGEISLAHNGVLFLDELPEFKRTALEVMRQPLEERKVSISRARFAVEFPANFMLIASMNPCPCGYYNHPDKECVCGPGVVQRYLNKVSGPLLDRIDLHVEVTPVSFDQMTSTRPAEDSATIRERVINARQIQSQRFAGQDGIYSNAMMPSQMVKEVCAISSAGLALLKTAMDRLGLSARAYDRILKVSRTIADLAGTEEIRIEHLAEAIQYRSLDRENWAG from the coding sequence ATGCTGGCAAAAACCTACGGCAGCGCCGTTTACGGCGTCAACGCCTCCGTTATAACGATTGAAGTGGCCGTCGGGCAGGGACTGGGCTTCCACCTGGTCGGGCTACCCGACAGTGCCGTGAAGGAAAGTGAAGAACGCGTCGAAGCATCGCTGAAATATTTTGGCTACAAAATGCCGCGGCAGAAAGTGGTCGTCAACATGGCCCCGGCGGATCTGCGCAAGGAAGGCTCTGCCTACGACCTGCCCATCGCCCTCTGCATTCTGCAGGCCTCGGAGCAGCTTACGTTTGAGCGAAAACTGGAAGACTACGTCATCATGGGCGAACTGTCCCTGGACGGCATTCTCCGACCCATCAAAGGCGTGCTCCCGATTGCCATCGAAGCCCGGAAGCGCGGCTACAAGGGCTTTATTCTGCCTGCCGCCAATGCCCACGAAGCGGCCATCGTCAACAATCTGGATATCATTCCGGTGGAAAACCTGATGGATGCCGTCGGATATCTGGAAGGGTCCAAAGCCATCGAACCGCTGGTGACCGACACCCGCGACCTGTTTGAACACAACCTGAATGCCTACGACGCCGATTTTTCGCATGTGCAGGGGCAGGAAAACATCAAGCGGGCGCTGGAGATTGCGGCGGCGGGCGGCCATAACGTGATCATGATTGGCCCGCCGGGGGCCGGGAAAACGATGCTGGCCAAACGCCTGCCGACCATCCTGCCGCCGCTGACCCTGAACGAAGCGCTGGAAACGACCAAAATCCATTCCGTCGCCGGCAAACTGGGCAGTCGGGCGACGCTGGTGGCGACCCGGCCGTACCGGTCTCCGCACCACTCCATCAGCGACGCGGCGCTGGTCGGCGGCGGCAGTTTCCCGCAGCCGGGCGAAATTTCCCTCGCTCATAACGGCGTGCTGTTTCTGGACGAATTGCCGGAGTTCAAACGGACGGCGCTGGAAGTGATGCGGCAGCCGCTGGAAGAGCGCAAAGTCAGTATCTCGCGGGCGCGGTTTGCCGTGGAGTTTCCGGCGAATTTTATGCTCATTGCCAGCATGAACCCCTGTCCGTGCGGCTACTACAACCATCCGGACAAGGAGTGCGTCTGCGGACCGGGAGTGGTGCAGCGCTACCTCAACAAAGTCAGCGGCCCGCTGCTCGACCGCATCGACCTGCACGTAGAAGTTACTCCTGTTTCCTTCGACCAGATGACCTCCACGCGCCCCGCCGAAGACAGCGCGACCATTCGGGAACGGGTAATCAACGCCCGGCAAATCCAGAGCCAGCGCTTCGCCGGGCAGGACGGCATTTATTCCAACGCCATGATGCCGTCGCAGATGGTCAAGGAAGTCTGCGCCATTTCGTCCGCCGGGCTGGCCCTGCTCAAAACGGCGATGGACCGTCTTGGCCTTTCGGCCCGCGCCTACGACCGGATTCTAAAAGTTTCGCGAACCATTGCTGACCTCGCCGGAACCGAAGAAATCCGCATTGAACATCTGGCGGAAGCCATTCAATACCGCAGCCTCGACCGCGAAAACTGGGCGGGCTGA
- a CDS encoding carbon-nitrogen hydrolase family protein, with translation MNVTIAAAQYPITEHRTFADWRAHITDWVADAARQKAQLVLFPEYGSMELVSLFGPEIRLDLRRQVRELDALKEEFCAVFAGLAKQYKLVIVAPTLPVLEEGNVLNRAFVFSPKGLVGYQDKFFMTRFENEEWGIHSGEKTLTVFDAPWGSFGIQICYDVEFGLGSQWLSAAGVSLILAPSCTETVRGATRVHVGARARALEHQAYTVVSQTVGNALWSPAVDINYGFAAFYCTPDRDLPEEGIIGTETPQKVGWLVQTLDFSRLETVRQHGQVFNYKDHQRLSSSFVDESVKVVRRLV, from the coding sequence ATGAACGTAACCATCGCCGCGGCGCAGTATCCCATTACCGAGCACCGCACCTTCGCCGACTGGCGCGCTCACATCACCGACTGGGTGGCCGACGCCGCCCGGCAGAAAGCCCAACTCGTGCTTTTTCCGGAATACGGGTCTATGGAGCTGGTCAGTCTGTTCGGGCCGGAAATCCGGCTGGACCTGCGTCGCCAGGTCCGCGAACTGGACGCGCTGAAAGAAGAATTCTGTGCTGTTTTCGCCGGGCTGGCGAAGCAGTACAAACTGGTCATCGTGGCTCCTACGCTGCCGGTGCTGGAGGAGGGCAACGTCCTCAACCGGGCCTTCGTCTTTTCGCCGAAAGGGCTCGTCGGCTACCAGGACAAGTTTTTCATGACCCGATTCGAAAACGAAGAATGGGGCATTCATAGTGGCGAGAAGACCCTGACGGTGTTCGACGCGCCCTGGGGTAGTTTTGGCATTCAGATTTGCTACGACGTCGAGTTTGGACTGGGTTCGCAGTGGCTGAGCGCCGCCGGGGTGTCGCTAATTCTGGCCCCGAGCTGCACCGAGACCGTGCGGGGCGCTACCCGCGTGCATGTCGGGGCGCGGGCACGGGCGCTCGAACATCAGGCGTACACGGTGGTTTCGCAGACGGTCGGCAATGCGCTCTGGTCGCCGGCCGTGGACATCAACTACGGCTTTGCGGCCTTCTACTGCACTCCGGACCGGGATTTGCCCGAAGAAGGCATCATCGGAACCGAAACCCCACAGAAAGTCGGCTGGCTGGTGCAGACGCTTGACTTCTCCCGGCTCGAAACCGTTCGCCAGCACGGACAGGTTTTCAATTATAAAGACCACCAGCGGCTGTCTTCCAGCTTCGTAGACGAATCGGTGAAGGTGGTCCGGCGGCTGGTGTAG
- a CDS encoding GNAT family N-acetyltransferase, protein MLTSLRFVTKRGPELAEVFDDLAELRIAVFRDFPYLYEGSVDYEKTYLQTYVRSGRSLLFAVYDGPKMVGATTCLPLRDEMPELQAPFLQQGYDVDSLFYFGESLLLPAYRGLGLGHRFFDEREAHARQFGTYRMTCFCAVERSETHPDRPADYRPNDAFWLKRGYRKEPSLQTTLDWPDIGESESTPKQMTFWLREL, encoded by the coding sequence ATGCTAACCTCCCTCCGCTTTGTGACGAAACGCGGCCCTGAGCTGGCTGAGGTTTTCGACGATCTGGCCGAGCTGCGGATTGCCGTTTTCCGGGACTTTCCGTACCTCTACGAAGGGTCGGTGGACTACGAGAAAACGTACCTGCAAACCTACGTCCGCTCCGGGCGGTCGCTGCTGTTTGCGGTTTACGACGGGCCGAAGATGGTGGGCGCAACCACCTGCCTGCCCCTGCGGGACGAGATGCCGGAATTGCAGGCCCCATTTTTGCAGCAGGGCTACGATGTTGATTCGCTTTTTTATTTTGGCGAAAGCCTGCTGCTGCCCGCTTACCGGGGCCTCGGACTGGGCCACCGCTTCTTCGACGAACGGGAAGCCCACGCCCGGCAGTTCGGCACGTACCGGATGACCTGCTTCTGCGCGGTGGAACGGTCGGAAACCCATCCCGACCGCCCCGCCGACTACCGGCCCAATGACGCTTTCTGGCTGAAACGGGGCTACCGAAAAGAACCGTCGCTGCAAACCACGCTCGACTGGCCCGACATTGGAGAATCGGAGTCGACGCCAAAGCAGATGACCTTCTGGCTCAGAGAACTTTGA
- a CDS encoding nuclear transport factor 2 family protein, with product MTALETVKNYYDAFNRQDWNGMLALIHPNIRHEPNQGEPRLGLEKFTEFLRHMDESYAETLTDIVLFSEPTDKRVAAEFVVNGTYKKAEAGLPAAHGQRYVLPAAAFLEVTDGKISRVTTYYNLELWIKLVSEGV from the coding sequence ATGACCGCTTTAGAGACCGTAAAAAACTACTACGACGCGTTTAACCGGCAGGACTGGAACGGCATGCTGGCTCTTATCCATCCGAACATCCGTCACGAACCGAACCAGGGCGAACCGCGTCTGGGCCTCGAAAAATTTACCGAGTTCCTGCGCCACATGGACGAAAGCTACGCCGAAACGCTGACCGATATCGTGCTGTTTTCGGAGCCTACGGACAAGCGCGTCGCGGCCGAGTTCGTTGTCAACGGGACGTATAAAAAAGCGGAAGCGGGTTTGCCCGCCGCCCACGGCCAGCGTTATGTCCTCCCCGCCGCCGCTTTTCTGGAAGTCACCGACGGCAAAATCAGCCGGGTGACGACGTATTACAACCTGGAATTGTGGATTAAACTGGTGTCGGAGGGAGTTTAG
- a CDS encoding methyltransferase translates to MQLKISPDNPLEWLALKVNMVPWPLLHVQIFPVIAKAVLEAADKGIFEAVKTDAQTAEDVARTCGLHPKATRELLGLLTALGYVSFRNDRYTLTAEARKWVTATDPASVYGMMLFNNRVVWPWLDQLGDYLKTGQGIHYHDHLTPEQWGYYQHAMTAATNTEAKEFGRKAPVPKTATRMLDIGGAHGQHSVALCRRLPALESVILDLPPAVEKAAPFLAQSGMDGRVRHQPGNALTDDYGTGQYDIILMSSLAHHFTDAENRLVARKAAQALKPGGVFIINEFIRPEPGSKPELVGSSTDLFYGLTSTAGNWTVAEMQSWFAEAGLKPFKVKTYLTIPGRAMVVGKK, encoded by the coding sequence ATGCAGTTAAAAATCTCCCCCGACAACCCGCTGGAATGGCTTGCTTTGAAAGTAAACATGGTTCCCTGGCCGCTGCTGCACGTGCAGATTTTTCCGGTTATCGCCAAGGCGGTGCTGGAGGCGGCCGACAAAGGTATTTTTGAAGCGGTGAAGACCGACGCCCAAACGGCCGAAGACGTGGCCCGGACCTGCGGGCTGCATCCCAAAGCCACCCGCGAACTGCTGGGGCTGCTGACGGCACTCGGTTATGTGTCGTTCCGCAATGACCGCTACACGCTCACCGCCGAAGCCCGCAAATGGGTCACGGCCACCGACCCGGCCTCCGTTTACGGCATGATGCTGTTCAACAACCGCGTGGTCTGGCCCTGGCTGGACCAACTGGGCGACTACCTGAAAACGGGGCAGGGCATTCACTACCACGACCACCTGACGCCCGAGCAGTGGGGATACTACCAGCACGCCATGACGGCCGCTACCAATACCGAAGCGAAGGAGTTTGGCCGGAAAGCGCCCGTGCCGAAGACGGCTACCCGCATGCTCGACATCGGCGGGGCGCACGGTCAGCATTCGGTGGCCCTTTGCCGCCGCCTGCCCGCGCTGGAATCGGTGATTCTGGACCTGCCGCCCGCCGTCGAGAAAGCGGCGCCTTTTCTGGCCCAGTCGGGCATGGACGGGCGCGTTCGGCACCAGCCCGGCAACGCGCTGACGGACGATTACGGCACCGGGCAGTACGATATTATTCTGATGTCCAGCCTCGCCCACCACTTCACGGACGCCGAAAATCGCCTGGTGGCCCGAAAGGCTGCGCAGGCGCTGAAGCCCGGCGGCGTTTTCATTATCAACGAATTCATCCGCCCGGAGCCGGGGAGCAAGCCCGAACTCGTGGGCTCTTCGACGGATTTGTTTTATGGGCTGACCAGCACGGCGGGCAACTGGACCGTGGCCGAAATGCAGAGCTGGTTTGCCGAAGCGGGCCTGAAACCGTTCAAGGTCAAAACGTACCTGACGATTCCCGGACGGGCTATGGTGGTCGGCAAAAAATAA
- a CDS encoding AsmA-like C-terminal region-containing protein, producing the protein MKKAGIILASVLGVLLLAAWIIPTFYKDKILARVQREINNRVAADVQFSPENVNISLLRHFPNLSIQTGSLSIAGKAPFVGDTLLSAADLDVSLNLMSVLGGDKLEVKGVHLDRPRILIKRLRNGQANYDIYKPVESTEPQADTTKAAVTVNVEEWSIENGFVRYEDLSLPMKVRLENVQHTGSGSLSADISDLALKTRADRMTVTYANTEYLTDKKLDADMRLHLDLPQAIYTFTDNRITLNDLPLQLAGTVAMPDTNIRLDLTYKADDNSFKNLLSLVPGIYSEQFKDIDADGTVRFDGNVKGIYNARQFPAFVLNMLVQNGRFKYPDLPSSVENIALDVTVSNATDRLDNTVINLKKLAANLGNNPVRGRALVQGLTRSTVDADITAKLNLGELTQLFPIDSLTLRGLYDLNLKAKGLYDKTAGRFPVVNAAMKLQNGYVKSLKFPEPLENVNAVATVTNRTGRIPDTRIDIGDLRLRLAGEPFEVRGWVQNLNDYTYDLAAKGKLDLTKVTRIFPIEGTRLAGLIDADIRTSGKVSDAKAGRYDRLPASGTLAVTNLVYKGDALPQGLTLNSARFDLKPGQLAVPQMRGLLGSSAFTATGSLSNYIPFLLEENEPLRGNLTVKADKFNLNEWMTDSPTSSTATASRSIIEVPANIDFTLKADVDHAQYEAMHLDDLSGTVLVANKAVRMQNVTFNSLGGKFVTNGLYSTTDITKPGFAFDLSIQNAKLQEAFEHLTVVKALMPLAQYMFGDFTSKFQLNGLLGQDMMPQLSSLTGEGIVKVLEAQLRNNPIVDRIIERTKLNELKDSRFKDLLLEAEIDDGHVGFKPFDIKVKDYVINVSGSNGLDGSLNYILKLDVPTGRAGTAFSNAFASLTKQALPAAVDRAKIDLALGGTFKTPQVRFLASSTANQLAQQVAKPLIDEAKQRVQGEVRSRVDSLQARGEQKRAEAEARARVAADSVKAELARRRLEAEQKAKAQLRQEGAKFLDRLRKPVRKDTT; encoded by the coding sequence ATGAAAAAAGCCGGAATCATCCTAGCGTCGGTTCTGGGCGTGTTGCTGCTGGCAGCATGGATTATCCCGACGTTTTATAAAGATAAAATTCTTGCCCGCGTCCAGCGGGAAATCAATAACCGGGTAGCTGCCGATGTGCAGTTTTCGCCCGAAAACGTGAATATCTCGCTGTTGCGTCACTTTCCGAATCTGAGCATTCAGACCGGAAGCCTGAGCATTGCGGGCAAAGCGCCGTTTGTGGGCGACACGCTCCTGAGCGCGGCCGACCTCGACGTTTCGCTGAACCTGATGAGCGTGCTGGGTGGCGATAAACTGGAAGTGAAAGGCGTCCACCTCGACCGCCCGCGCATCCTCATCAAACGCCTCCGCAACGGACAGGCCAATTATGACATTTACAAGCCCGTTGAAAGCACCGAGCCACAAGCCGACACAACCAAAGCGGCCGTCACGGTCAATGTGGAGGAGTGGTCGATCGAAAACGGCTTTGTCCGGTACGAAGATTTGTCGCTGCCGATGAAAGTTCGGCTGGAAAACGTTCAGCATACGGGCAGCGGAAGCCTCTCGGCCGATATTTCCGACCTCGCCCTGAAAACCCGCGCCGACCGGATGACCGTGACCTACGCCAACACGGAGTACCTGACGGACAAAAAGCTGGACGCCGACATGCGGCTGCACCTCGATCTGCCGCAGGCCATCTATACGTTTACGGATAACCGGATAACGCTCAACGACCTGCCGCTGCAACTGGCCGGCACCGTCGCCATGCCGGATACGAACATCCGCCTCGATCTGACGTACAAAGCCGACGACAACAGCTTCAAAAACCTGCTGTCGCTCGTGCCGGGCATTTATTCCGAACAATTCAAAGACATTGACGCCGACGGCACGGTTCGTTTCGACGGAAATGTGAAAGGCATTTACAACGCCCGGCAGTTCCCGGCGTTCGTGCTGAACATGCTGGTACAGAACGGGCGGTTCAAATACCCGGACCTGCCCTCGTCCGTGGAGAACATTGCGCTGGACGTCACTGTCAGCAACGCCACCGACCGGCTGGACAATACCGTTATCAACCTCAAAAAACTGGCGGCCAATCTGGGCAACAACCCCGTGCGCGGCCGGGCGCTTGTGCAGGGCCTGACCCGCTCGACGGTAGACGCCGACATTACGGCCAAACTGAATCTGGGCGAACTGACGCAGTTGTTCCCCATCGACAGCCTGACGCTGCGCGGCCTGTACGACCTGAACCTGAAAGCAAAAGGATTGTACGACAAAACAGCCGGACGCTTCCCGGTTGTCAATGCGGCGATGAAACTGCAGAACGGGTACGTGAAATCGCTGAAGTTTCCCGAGCCGCTGGAGAACGTCAATGCCGTGGCGACCGTCACCAACCGGACGGGGCGGATTCCGGACACGCGCATCGATATCGGCGACCTGCGGCTCCGGCTGGCGGGCGAGCCGTTTGAAGTGCGCGGCTGGGTCCAGAACCTGAACGATTACACCTACGATCTGGCCGCCAAGGGCAAACTCGACCTCACCAAAGTCACCCGGATTTTCCCGATCGAAGGCACCCGGCTGGCGGGCCTCATCGACGCCGACATCCGGACGTCCGGCAAGGTATCCGACGCCAAGGCGGGCCGCTACGACCGGCTGCCTGCCTCGGGAACGCTGGCCGTGACCAATCTCGTCTACAAAGGCGACGCGCTGCCGCAGGGCCTGACACTCAACAGCGCCCGGTTTGACCTCAAACCCGGTCAGTTGGCCGTGCCGCAGATGCGGGGCCTGCTCGGAAGCAGCGCGTTTACCGCGACGGGTTCGCTGAGCAACTACATTCCGTTTTTGCTGGAAGAAAACGAGCCGCTGCGGGGAAATCTGACGGTAAAGGCCGACAAGTTTAACCTGAACGAATGGATGACCGACAGCCCAACGTCCAGCACGGCGACCGCTTCCCGCTCCATCATCGAAGTTCCGGCGAATATTGATTTTACGCTGAAGGCCGACGTAGACCACGCGCAGTACGAAGCCATGCATCTGGACGACCTGAGCGGAACGGTGCTGGTAGCCAACAAAGCGGTCCGGATGCAGAACGTGACGTTCAACTCGCTGGGCGGCAAGTTTGTCACCAACGGGCTGTACTCGACAACCGACATTACCAAACCCGGCTTTGCTTTTGATCTGAGCATTCAGAATGCTAAGTTGCAGGAAGCGTTCGAACACCTGACCGTGGTGAAGGCGCTGATGCCGCTGGCCCAGTACATGTTCGGCGACTTTACGAGCAAGTTCCAACTCAACGGCCTGCTCGGTCAGGACATGATGCCGCAGCTAAGTTCGCTGACTGGCGAGGGAATCGTGAAAGTTCTGGAAGCGCAGTTGCGAAACAATCCCATTGTGGACCGCATCATCGAACGGACGAAGCTGAACGAGCTGAAGGATTCGCGGTTCAAAGACCTCTTGCTGGAAGCCGAAATCGACGACGGCCACGTGGGCTTCAAGCCCTTCGACATCAAGGTCAAGGATTACGTCATCAACGTGTCGGGCAGCAACGGGCTGGACGGCTCGCTGAACTACATCCTGAAACTGGACGTCCCGACGGGCCGCGCGGGAACTGCCTTCAGCAACGCCTTTGCTTCGCTGACCAAACAGGCGTTGCCCGCCGCCGTAGACCGGGCCAAAATCGACCTTGCGCTCGGTGGCACGTTCAAAACCCCGCAGGTGCGTTTTCTGGCCAGCTCCACGGCCAACCAGCTGGCGCAGCAGGTAGCCAAACCGCTCATTGATGAGGCAAAACAGCGTGTGCAGGGGGAGGTCCGCTCCCGGGTCGACAGTCTGCAGGCGCGTGGGGAACAAAAACGGGCGGAGGCCGAAGCCCGCGCCCGTGTTGCCGCCGACAGTGTGAAAGCGGAGCTGGCTCGCCGCCGACTCGAAGCCGAACAGAAGGCCAAAGCTCAACTTCGACAGGAAGGTGCGAAGTTTTTAGATAGATTAAGAAAACCGGTTCGAAAAGATACAACTTAG
- a CDS encoding TROVE domain-containing protein yields MKFNLFTSKKSETVNYEGAKAYVLTPELELYSAVATTMLADSFYEKADDRLNRIRTLVGKVSPAFVAKLAVYVREQLYLRSAPVVLTGELAKRHNGDSLVSRTVARVVQRPDEITELLAYYQLTNERKGAKKLGGLSKQVQKGLGAAFNRFDEYQFAKYNRDAQVKLRDALFLVHPKAKDEAQQAIYNKIVTDTLETPYTWETELSALGQQTFASEKEKQAAFRAKWEDLVASRRLGYMATLRNLRNMLEAGVGPATMQRVCDFLSDAEAVRRSKQLPFRFLAAYREIRDIKSGYVAMIQDALEDALRYSVANLRGFSADTRVVIACDVSGSMQQPVSAKSKVLLYDIGLLLGMLLQAKCRNVVCGMFGDRWKTVQLPGRNVLANVQEFYRREGEVGYSTNGYLVIDDLIRRKYVADKIMLFTDTQLWDSYTNNAFQANTLRAKWAAYKQLAPSARLYLFDLAGYGQAPLRVEANDVYLLAGWSDKVFDVLQALEDGEISLAKIEAITL; encoded by the coding sequence ATGAAGTTTAATCTTTTTACCAGCAAAAAATCCGAAACAGTGAACTACGAAGGTGCCAAAGCCTATGTGCTGACGCCGGAACTGGAACTATACTCGGCCGTGGCGACCACGATGCTTGCCGATTCGTTCTACGAGAAAGCCGACGACCGCCTGAACCGCATTCGGACGCTGGTCGGAAAGGTAAGCCCGGCCTTTGTGGCTAAACTGGCCGTCTACGTTCGTGAGCAGTTATACCTCCGCTCGGCTCCGGTCGTATTAACCGGCGAACTGGCGAAGCGCCATAACGGCGATAGCCTCGTGAGCCGCACGGTGGCCCGCGTGGTGCAGCGCCCGGACGAAATCACCGAACTGCTGGCTTACTACCAACTGACCAACGAACGCAAAGGCGCCAAAAAGCTGGGTGGACTGTCGAAGCAGGTACAAAAAGGACTGGGAGCCGCGTTCAACAGGTTCGACGAGTACCAGTTTGCCAAATACAACCGCGACGCGCAGGTGAAGCTCCGCGACGCGCTGTTTCTGGTACACCCGAAGGCGAAGGACGAAGCGCAGCAGGCCATCTATAACAAAATTGTCACCGACACGCTGGAAACACCCTACACCTGGGAAACCGAATTAAGCGCCCTTGGACAGCAGACATTCGCCAGCGAAAAGGAAAAGCAGGCGGCGTTCCGGGCAAAATGGGAAGACCTCGTGGCGAGCCGCCGACTGGGCTACATGGCAACGCTGCGCAACCTGCGGAACATGCTCGAAGCGGGCGTAGGTCCGGCGACAATGCAGCGTGTTTGTGATTTCCTGAGCGATGCGGAGGCCGTCCGCCGTTCGAAGCAGTTGCCGTTCCGCTTTCTGGCCGCCTATCGCGAAATCCGTGATATAAAATCTGGCTATGTAGCCATGATTCAGGATGCGTTGGAAGACGCCCTGCGGTACAGCGTGGCAAACCTGCGCGGTTTCTCGGCCGATACGCGGGTCGTCATTGCCTGCGACGTGTCGGGGTCGATGCAGCAGCCGGTTTCGGCCAAAAGCAAGGTCTTGCTGTACGACATTGGCCTATTGCTGGGAATGCTGTTACAGGCCAAATGCAGGAATGTGGTGTGCGGCATGTTCGGCGACCGCTGGAAAACCGTACAGCTACCGGGCCGGAATGTTCTGGCCAACGTGCAGGAATTCTACCGCCGGGAGGGCGAGGTTGGCTACTCGACCAACGGCTATCTGGTAATTGACGACCTGATTCGCCGGAAGTACGTGGCCGATAAGATCATGCTGTTTACGGACACCCAGTTATGGGATAGTTATACGAACAACGCCTTCCAGGCGAACACGCTCAGGGCCAAATGGGCGGCGTATAAGCAGTTAGCGCCGAGTGCCCGCCTCTACCTGTTCGATCTGGCGGGATACGGTCAAGCGCCGCTCCGGGTGGAAGCGAATGACGTCTACCTGCTGGCGGGCTGGTCCGACAAAGTATTCGATGTGTTGCAGGCGCTGGAGGATGGCGAGATCTCGCTGGCGAAAATTGAAGCGATTACCCTGTAA